From one Suricata suricatta isolate VVHF042 chromosome 8, meerkat_22Aug2017_6uvM2_HiC, whole genome shotgun sequence genomic stretch:
- the HSPB1 gene encoding heat shock protein beta-1 → MTERRVPFSLLRSPSWDPFRDWYPAHSRLFDQAFGLPRLPEEWAQWFGHSGWPGYVRPLPAVEGPAAVAAPAYSRALSRQLSSGVSEIRQTADRWRVSLDVNHFAPEELTVKTKDGVVEITGKHEERQDEHGYISRCFTRKYTLPPGVDPTLVSSSLSPEGTLTVEAPMPKPATQSAEITIPVTFEARAQIGGPEAGKSEQPAAK, encoded by the exons ATGACCGAGCGCCGAGTGCCCTTCTCGCTCCTGCGGAGCCCCAGCTGGGACCCTTTCCGGGACTGGTACCCGGCCCACAGCCGCCTCTTCGACCAGGCCTTCGGGCTGCCCCGGCTGCCCGAGGAGTGGGCGCAGTGGTTCGGCCACAGCGGCTGGCCGGGCTACGTGCGCCCGCTGCCCGCGGTCGAGGGCCCCGCCGCGGTGGCCGCGCCCGCCTACAGCCGTGCGCTCAGCCGGCAGCTCAGCAGCGGCGTCTCTGAGATCCGGCAGACGGCCGACCGCTGGCGCGTGTCCCTGGACGTCAACCACTTTGCCCCTGAGGAGCTGACGGTCAAGACCAAGGACGGCGTGGTGGAGATCACCG GCAAGCACGAAGAGCGTCAGGACGAGCATGGCTACATCTCTCGGTGCTTCACTCGCAAATACAC ACTGCCCCCTGGTGTGGACCCCACCCTGGTCTCCTCTTCCCTGTCTCCTGAGGGCACGCTCACCGTGGAGGCCCCCATGCCCAAGCCAGCCACGCAGTCGGCAGAAATCACTATTCCTGTCACGTTCGAGGCACGTGCCCAGATTGGGGGCCCAGAAGCTGGGAAGTCCGAGCAGCCTGCAGCCAAGTAA